From one Triticum aestivum cultivar Chinese Spring chromosome 4B, IWGSC CS RefSeq v2.1, whole genome shotgun sequence genomic stretch:
- the LOC123089486 gene encoding protein FD, which produces MEELWKDMSLPSTPAAPQWCHIRSPAAAVYPQDYLAGPVPLRRGPPYTALTLSSSVEFTFHGGGSGSGTPSGSSPCNDYPFGFPSVSGANSSNNNSKRVQVDAPAAADRQRRMIKNRESAARSRARKQAYTNELEMELAQLRRENQMLIKREQDFIKERSATAAQAAVVPDSSSGGGGGRSRSTLHFELEQRQRCRSAPAP; this is translated from the exons ATGGAGGAGTTGTGGAAGGACATGTCCCTGCCTTCCACCCCGGCCGCGCCGCAGTGGTGCCACATCCGCTCTCCAGCCGCCGCCGTCTACCCCCAGGACTACCTCGCCGGCCCGGTGCCACTGCGGCGGGGGCCTCCTTACACGGCGCTCACCCTCAGCTCCTCCGTCGAGTTCACCTTCCACGGCGGTGGTTCTGGTTCCGGTACGCCCTCCGGCTCCAGCCCCTGCAATGACTACCCCTTTGGCTTCCCCTCTGTCTCCGGagccaacagcagcaacaacaacagcaagagGGTGCAGGTCGATGCTCCGGCGGCGGCCGACCGTCAGCGCCGGATGATCAAGAACCGGGAGTCGGCGGCCCGGTCGCGGGCGCGGAAGCAGGCCTACACCAACGAGCTGGAGATGGAGCTGGCGCAGCTGCGCAGGGAGAACCAGATGCTCATCAAGCGCGAGCAGGACTTCATCAAA GAACGTTCGGCGACGGCGGCGCAGGCGGCAGTCGTCCCcgacagcagcagcggcggcggcggcggcaggagcagGTCCACTCTCCACTTCGAGCTCGAGCAGAGGCAGAGGTGCCGCTCCGCCCCTGCGCCATGA